A region of Diadema setosum chromosome 15, eeDiaSeto1, whole genome shotgun sequence DNA encodes the following proteins:
- the LOC140239106 gene encoding tsukushi-A-like, with the protein MTADCRFLGLTEIPKDLPVDVTELDVGYNDITTLYNDSFTGFPALTTLQASFNYMVHIEVAAFYTMPDLQELVLNHNALQDLADNLFLYMSIAQFMLKGNKIKVLQDQVFMYLNNTLLLSGNVLDDMHSETFSNMTALTKLALDDCDITYLHPDIFSNLTSLQYLFLHDNKIKKLDPHHFINLISVIEIL; encoded by the exons ATGACAGCTGACTGCAGGTTCCTTGGTCTCACTGAAATCCCTAAGGATCTTCCAGTCGATGTCACAGAACTTGACGTGGGCTACAATGACATAACAACCCTCTACAATGACTCCTTCACTGGATTTCCTGCACTGACAACTTTGCAAGCCAGTTTCAATTATATGGTTCACATTGAGGTTGCTGCTTTCTACACTATGCCAGATCTACAGGAATTAGTACTCAATCATAATGCTCTACAGGACCTGGCTGACAACTTGTTTCTTT ATATGAGCATAGCCCAGTTCATGCTGAAAGGCAACAAAATCAAAGTCTTACAAGATCAGGTGTTCATGTACCTCAACAAT ACTCTTTTACTGAGTGGGAATGTCCTAGATGACATGCATTCTGAAACTTTTTCAAATATGACTGCTCTGACAAAATTGGCACTCGATGACTGTGATATTACATACCTACATCCTGATATATTTAGCAATCTCACCTCACTGCAATATCTCTTTCTCCATGACAATAAGATAAAGAAATTGGACCCTCATCATTTCATAAACCTGATCTCCGTTATTG AAATTCTGTAA